A single window of bacterium DNA harbors:
- a CDS encoding isochorismatase family cysteine hydrolase encodes MTEIVDRRPFVDAIRAQLRLDPAKTAVLAVDVHRGHLDPEVATMPVSAADARRVRAAVARLLGGARAAAVPVVYVLLTYRRTTPPGLESMVNPFWKAVEAARESMTPGRRSTIVRHNQEGSVQTELPPELAAQPGDYVIRSKKRLSAFYGTDLETLLRALGTETVVICGINTNTCVLCTAFDAFNRDLRVVVAADGVASMYGDDLHVLGLENIQRCLGWVLPVEKILAQFGGTVASRGVPKTGAAERSGSRRRPAPASPRSPGTSRRKAPASHRSR; translated from the coding sequence ATGACCGAGATTGTCGACCGCCGTCCGTTCGTTGACGCGATCCGCGCGCAGCTGCGTCTCGATCCCGCGAAGACCGCCGTGCTCGCGGTGGACGTCCACCGCGGCCATCTCGACCCTGAGGTGGCAACGATGCCGGTCTCCGCCGCCGACGCGCGGCGCGTGCGCGCCGCGGTGGCGCGCCTGCTGGGCGGCGCCCGGGCGGCCGCCGTGCCGGTCGTCTACGTGCTGCTGACGTACCGGCGTACGACACCGCCGGGGCTGGAGAGCATGGTCAACCCGTTCTGGAAAGCGGTCGAGGCCGCGCGCGAGTCGATGACGCCGGGGCGGCGCAGCACGATCGTCCGCCATAATCAGGAAGGCTCGGTGCAGACCGAGCTGCCGCCGGAACTCGCGGCCCAGCCCGGCGACTACGTGATCCGCAGCAAGAAGCGGCTCAGCGCGTTCTACGGCACCGACCTCGAGACGCTGCTGCGGGCGCTCGGGACGGAGACCGTGGTGATTTGCGGCATCAACACCAACACCTGCGTGCTCTGCACGGCGTTCGACGCCTTCAACCGCGATCTGCGGGTCGTCGTCGCCGCGGACGGGGTCGCCAGCATGTACGGCGACGACCTGCACGTGCTCGGCCTGGAGAACATTCAGCGCTGCCTCGGCTGGGTGCTCCCGGTGGAGAAGATCCTCGCGCAGTTCGGCGGAACGGTCGCCTCACGCGGCGTGCCCAAGACCGGCGCGGCGGAACGCTCCGGCTCACGCCGTAGGCCTGCGCCGGCGTCGCCCCGCTCGCCCGGCACCAGCCGGCGGAAGGCGCCGGCGTCGCACCGGTCACGGTGA
- a CDS encoding alcohol dehydrogenase catalytic domain-containing protein — MKAQLLDAWGGPLRYGEHRDPAAGPGEVLVAVRACGVGLTVVNYMGGSLGRPESLPRVPGHEFTGVVVEAGPGVTGLRPGDRVMSYFYLTCGRCEWCRAGREPLCRSHGGYVGVHRDGGYAELVALPEANVLPLPDGVPFVGGTVIPDAVATPYHVCASRAAVRPGDRVLVVGAAGGVGIHMTQMARLFGGRVVAVDVDDGKLEHCRRFGADATVNITAPDAHDRARAALDDGATVAIDLVGSRETLAWTFGLLGPAARMIMLTTFEGAGLDVAPRQMVMGELTLLGSRYCSRAEVLAAARLVRHGQITPVVSEVRPLEDVEDLHGRLRARSLFGRGAVMMEA, encoded by the coding sequence GTGAAGGCGCAGCTCCTCGACGCCTGGGGCGGACCGCTCCGGTACGGCGAGCACCGCGATCCGGCCGCCGGGCCGGGCGAGGTCCTCGTCGCGGTCCGCGCGTGCGGCGTCGGCTTGACCGTCGTGAACTACATGGGCGGCAGTCTCGGCCGGCCCGAGTCCCTGCCGCGGGTGCCCGGACACGAGTTCACCGGCGTCGTCGTCGAGGCCGGACCGGGCGTGACCGGCCTGCGTCCGGGGGACCGCGTGATGAGCTACTTCTACCTGACGTGCGGCCGCTGTGAGTGGTGTCGGGCCGGCCGCGAACCTCTCTGCCGGAGCCACGGCGGGTACGTCGGCGTGCACCGCGACGGCGGCTACGCGGAGCTGGTCGCGCTGCCCGAGGCCAACGTGCTGCCGCTGCCGGACGGCGTGCCGTTTGTCGGCGGCACGGTGATCCCGGACGCGGTCGCGACCCCCTACCATGTGTGCGCGTCCCGGGCGGCGGTCCGGCCCGGCGACCGCGTGCTCGTCGTCGGCGCCGCGGGCGGCGTCGGCATCCACATGACGCAGATGGCGCGGCTGTTCGGTGGGCGCGTCGTGGCCGTGGACGTCGACGACGGGAAGCTGGAGCACTGCCGGCGCTTCGGCGCGGACGCGACGGTGAACATCACGGCGCCGGACGCGCACGACCGGGCGCGGGCGGCGTTGGACGACGGCGCCACGGTGGCGATCGACCTGGTCGGCAGCCGCGAGACTCTCGCGTGGACGTTTGGACTGCTCGGCCCGGCGGCCCGCATGATCATGCTGACGACGTTCGAAGGGGCCGGCCTCGACGTGGCGCCGCGTCAGATGGTGATGGGCGAGCTCACGCTGCTCGGATCGCGCTACTGCTCCCGGGCGGAGGTGCTCGCGGCGGCGCGGCTGGTCCGCCACGGGCAGATCACGCCGGTCGTCTCCGAGGTGCGGCCGCTCGAGGACGTCGAGGATCTTCACGGCCGGCTGCGTGCCCGCTCGCTGTTCGGGCGCGGCGCGGTCATGATGGAAGCCTAG
- a CDS encoding ABC transporter ATP-binding protein: MPEPVPSDAGPSRGMREPAVLAVDDIHTYYGDSYVLQGVSLEVRPGAVTALLGRNGMGKTTLIRSVVGFARPRRGRVMFGGRDITRAPSHEIARAGIGLVPQGRRIFPSLTVHENLTVAARDANGAGGTPWSIERVLGLFPRLGERAGHRGNMLSGGEQQMLAIGRALMTNPRVLLMDEPSEGLAPLLVRYLGDAIVRLREEGLSILLVEQNLPMALRVAGDVYVLSKGHVVYHGAPADLAADSAVTHRYLGV, translated from the coding sequence ATGCCTGAGCCCGTCCCGTCTGACGCGGGACCGTCTCGCGGGATGCGCGAGCCTGCCGTGCTGGCCGTCGACGACATCCACACCTATTACGGCGACTCCTACGTGCTGCAGGGTGTCAGCCTCGAGGTGCGGCCCGGCGCCGTCACGGCGCTCCTCGGCCGGAACGGCATGGGCAAGACGACGCTGATCCGGTCGGTGGTGGGGTTCGCGCGGCCGCGGCGGGGCCGCGTGATGTTCGGCGGCCGTGACATCACCCGCGCGCCGAGTCACGAGATCGCGCGGGCCGGCATCGGGCTCGTCCCGCAGGGCCGCCGCATCTTCCCGTCCCTCACCGTGCACGAGAACCTGACGGTCGCGGCGCGCGACGCGAACGGTGCCGGCGGCACGCCGTGGTCGATCGAGCGGGTCCTCGGCCTGTTTCCGCGGCTCGGCGAGCGCGCCGGGCACCGCGGCAACATGCTCTCCGGCGGAGAGCAGCAGATGCTCGCGATCGGCCGCGCGCTCATGACGAACCCGCGCGTGCTGCTGATGGACGAGCCATCCGAAGGCCTCGCGCCGCTGCTGGTCCGGTATCTCGGCGACGCGATCGTCCGCCTCCGCGAGGAAGGGCTGAGCATCCTGCTCGTCGAGCAGAACCTGCCGATGGCCCTCCGGGTCGCCGGCGACGTGTACGTACTCAGCAAAGGCCACGTGGTCTATCACGGCGCGCCGGCGGACCTCGCCGCCGATTCGGCCGTCACGCACCGGTACCTGGGGGTCTAG